The Desulfovibrio porci DNA segment AACGGGGCTTTTATCCGCCAGTCGGCGGAGCAGGTGGGCATTTCCCGCGAACTGGCCGGAAAGGCCGGGGAGGCGCTGGAAAGCATTGAGCATATGGTCATGGACACGGCGGACCAGGTGCGCGCCATCGCCGCGGCCAGCGAAGAGCAGTCGGCCAGCTCCGAAGAGGTGAACAAAAATACCGAAGCCGTGAGCCATATCGCCAAGGACGTGGCCCAGGCCATGACAGCGGCGGACGAAGGCATGCAGGAGCTGAAGCGGCTTGCCGGTCAGTTGCAGAGCATCATCCGCTCCCTGAAGGAAGGGAGGTAAACGGGCTCGTTTGACTTCCGGCTGCCGTTTGCCCTGCCGGAACGTCAAATCCTCAATTTGAAAACAGCCCGCAGGACGCTGCGACTTCGCGGAACCTGAGTTTGGCCAAAAGAGTCCTGACGGTATTACGGCCGTCAGGACTCTTTTGGTTGCGCTTGCGGTGAAACCGCTTTCAGTCCGCGGAACGGATCAGGGGCGCATACGTGCCGTGCGCGGCGCGCAGCAGGTCGCCGGGCCGGAGTTGCAACTGCACGCCGCGCAGTCCGGCGCTCACATAGATGTGGTCGTGCGCCGCGGCGCTTTGGTCAATGAAGACGGGATAGACCTTTTTGCCCGCAAGCGGAGAACAGCCGCCCCGGATATAACCCGTGAGCGGGCGGACCTCCTTAAGCGGCACCATTTCCGCATGCTTGTTGCCTGAAGCCGCGGCCAGTGCCTTGAGGTCCAGTTCCGCCGCCGCCGGAATGCAGGCCATCAGCACGCCGCTCTTGTCGCCTCTGGCCACCAGGGTTTTGAACACGCGTTCCGGCTCGGCCCCCAGTTTGCGGGCCATGCTCACGGCGGAAAGATCATCTTCGTCCACGTCGGCGCGGTGCAGGCTGAACGGGATGTGCAGGCCTTCCAGGAGGCGGGCGGCATTGGTTTTGGGTATTTTGACGGCGGACGGCATGGAGGCGGCGGGGTCAGCGGTGATTGAGCCAGTAGGCAAGTTTGTTGCGCAGCACGGCTGCGTCAAAGGGCTTGGGGATATGGTCGTCCATACCTGCGGCCAGGATTTCGTCAATATTGTCGGGCAGCGTACCGGCGGTCATGGCCACGATGGGCAGTGTGCCGCACTTTTCGTCGGCGGCCAGTTGGCGGCGGATCAGGCGGGTGGCTGTGAGCCCGTCCATGGTCGGCATGTGCACGTCCATGAGCAGAAGGTCATAGTCCTTTGCCAGGACCATGCTGACGGCTTCTTTGCCGTTCCGGGCCAGGTCGCAGCTGAGGCCCAGCTGGTGCAGCATGGCGCGGGCGATCTCCTGGTTGATTTCATTGTCTTCCACCAGAAGTATCTTGGCTTCGCCGGGCAGCGGCAGCGAGGCGGCGGGGGAGGCGCTGTCGTCGGCCGCCGTGTGGGAAAGAATGCAGGGAATGCTCAGGTGAAAGGTGCTGCCCTTGTTCAGATCGCTTTCGCACCATAAGCTGCCGTGCATCAGGCCCGCGATGCGCTTGCAGATGGTCAGCCCCAGGCCCGTGCCGCCAAAACGGCGGGTAATGCTGGAATTGGCCTGACTGTAGGGCTCAAAGAGATGCTTCTGGTATTCCCGGCTGATGCCCAGGCCCGTATCCGAAACCATGAAGTGCAGCATATCTTCTCCGTCGCGGTTTTCACGCCGGATGCTCAGCCGGATGCTGCCCTTGGGAGTGAATTTGACCGCGTTGCTCAGAAGATTGAGCAGCACCTGCTTGAGACGCAAACCGTCGCCCCAGAGCTCGCCGGGAACATCGTCGGCCACTTCGCAGAAATATTCCAGGCCCTTCTGCTCCAATGGAAAACGGATGGACGTATGGACGAAATCCAGGACTTCTTCCATACTGTAATTGACGTTTTCCAGAATCATCTTGTTGGCTTCGATCTTGGAAAGATCCAGGATGTCGTTGATGATAGCCAGCAGATTGGTGGCCGACGAGCGGATTTTGTGCAGGTATTCTTTCTGTTCCGGCGCGGGATCGCTTTGCAGGGCCAGATGGGTGAGGCCGATGATGCCGTTCATGGGGGTGCGGATTTCGTGGCTCATATGCGCCAGGAATTCGCTTTTTGCCTGGGAGGCGATCAGCGCGGCCTGCTTTTCGTGCTGGCTTTGCAGCAGATCGGTGACGTCGGTGGCTATGGACAGGCGCACGGGGCGGCCGGTATCCCAGTGGATGATTTTGTCCACCACCGTGTAGGTCCGCTTGGTAAGCTCATTTTCGTACGTCCACTGATAGGGCTCATCCCTTGCGGCGATGATGGCGTTGGTGCAGAACGGGCAGGGGCGGTCGCGTCCCTGCAGGCGCTTGTAGCAGACGTTTCCCAGCGGGCCGGGAGGTTCGGGAAAGCTGGCCGCCACACTTTTGTTCAGGAAGAGCAGCTCATAGGTGTCCATGTCTATGATATAGACCGGGTCCACGAAGGCGTCGAGAATGTCGCGCAGCTGGTCGTGTTTGCGCCGCAAACGCTCGAAGAGCCGGAAATGGCTCAGGGTGATGGCCAGCATGTTGCCCAGCAAATGGCAGATGCCCGCGTCCTCCGGGGTCCACTGGCGCGGCGTGATGCGGTGCACAAGGCAGACGCAGCCGAACAGGCGGCCGTCATGCAGGATGGGTATGCAGAAAATGGATTTGATCCGGAGTCGCAGCAACAGATCCCGTTGCGGGCCGTCGAACAGGCCGACATCCGTAACGCAGAAATTTTTGCGGCGGGCCAGCAACTCGAGAACCGGCGCCAGCGCGTTTTTGTCAATCAGGGGGAAATCGTCGTCGGCTTTTCCAAGCAGGGGATTGAACCAGCTCATCGGTTCCCGCCAGGTCTCGGCCTCATACTCAAAAAGGCAGACCTGGCCGCAGTGTAAAGATTGGCCGATACTGGCCAAGGCAGTCCGGAGAAAGGGATCTTTGCGGTCATTCAGAAGAGCGGAGCTGGATATTTCCAAAGCCAAGGCCAGCGGATTGGAAAAACGCTCCTCCGGGGACTGCGGGTTGGTCGGCATACATTCACCACAAGATGTTACGTGCGATTCCTAGTATCGGGATATGAAGTATAGTAGGATGCATGGAGTCGTGTCAAGCGACTTGCCGTTTGCCTAACCCTCTGAGAGAATGGGGTTTTCAACGCCAGAGTTCTTCCAGTCGCCGCCGCTGCGCCGCTTCCTCATCCCGGCCGATGCGCTCCAGCTCGGCCGACAGCGCGCGGGCCGCGTTTTCCAGGGCTTCCGGCGGGCCGCTGTTGTCCACCAGCAGATCGCAGGCCGCTTCCTTGCGGGCTTCCGGCCATTGCCAGGCCTCCAGGGCGGCGGCTTTTTCCTCGCTCCAGCCCCTGCTGTCCATGATCCGCCGCAGGCGTCGCGGGAGAGGGCAATGCACGCCCACGCTCAGCGGTTTCGGGCTGAAAATGTTTTGCCAGCCGCATTCAAAATACAGCGGCACTTCGGCCACGGCCAGAGGCGCGCCCGCGGCTTCCTGTTCGCGCCAGAAGTTTTCGATGGCTATGCGCACCAGGGCGTGGACCGTCT contains these protein-coding regions:
- the ybaK gene encoding Cys-tRNA(Pro) deacylase, with the protein product MPTGSITADPAASMPSAVKIPKTNAARLLEGLHIPFSLHRADVDEDDLSAVSMARKLGAEPERVFKTLVARGDKSGVLMACIPAAAELDLKALAAASGNKHAEMVPLKEVRPLTGYIRGGCSPLAGKKVYPVFIDQSAAAHDHIYVSAGLRGVQLQLRPGDLLRAAHGTYAPLIRSAD
- a CDS encoding ATP-binding protein; translation: MPTNPQSPEERFSNPLALALEISSSALLNDRKDPFLRTALASIGQSLHCGQVCLFEYEAETWREPMSWFNPLLGKADDDFPLIDKNALAPVLELLARRKNFCVTDVGLFDGPQRDLLLRLRIKSIFCIPILHDGRLFGCVCLVHRITPRQWTPEDAGICHLLGNMLAITLSHFRLFERLRRKHDQLRDILDAFVDPVYIIDMDTYELLFLNKSVAASFPEPPGPLGNVCYKRLQGRDRPCPFCTNAIIAARDEPYQWTYENELTKRTYTVVDKIIHWDTGRPVRLSIATDVTDLLQSQHEKQAALIASQAKSEFLAHMSHEIRTPMNGIIGLTHLALQSDPAPEQKEYLHKIRSSATNLLAIINDILDLSKIEANKMILENVNYSMEEVLDFVHTSIRFPLEQKGLEYFCEVADDVPGELWGDGLRLKQVLLNLLSNAVKFTPKGSIRLSIRRENRDGEDMLHFMVSDTGLGISREYQKHLFEPYSQANSSITRRFGGTGLGLTICKRIAGLMHGSLWCESDLNKGSTFHLSIPCILSHTAADDSASPAASLPLPGEAKILLVEDNEINQEIARAMLHQLGLSCDLARNGKEAVSMVLAKDYDLLLMDVHMPTMDGLTATRLIRRQLAADEKCGTLPIVAMTAGTLPDNIDEILAAGMDDHIPKPFDAAVLRNKLAYWLNHR